A genomic region of Microlunatus sagamiharensis contains the following coding sequences:
- a CDS encoding endonuclease/exonuclease/phosphatase family protein — protein sequence MRTTGTRDQLAKAATVGAVSVAALSGALGSLRLGWPSWSPVSSDTMAMVGAFTDAAAPGAALSAVLSGVALAARPGRGRVVLAALCAGATVVAAAGLAPRFSSAPAPAGGTEVTVLTLNVRLGEGDPAAVLEATKEADVVVLAEVTAPQVEALDRLGFAERFPHRHEGRLPAEGGAGTGVWSRWPVTSTARLTRAVSHQSWTTTIAVPGLEEPLTVVAVHPARPYHGSDRWLREQRALHAALPTSGPRVLLGDFNAVASHPTQRALRADGWSSAVEQTGAGWVPTYPAGDPRVPPLIDIDHVYVSSGLHAAALRTVRVPGADHLGLLATLVVGG from the coding sequence GTGCGCACCACGGGGACCAGGGACCAGCTCGCGAAGGCCGCCACCGTGGGGGCGGTGTCGGTGGCGGCGCTGTCCGGCGCGCTCGGGTCCCTGCGGCTCGGCTGGCCGTCGTGGTCACCGGTCTCCTCGGACACGATGGCCATGGTCGGGGCCTTCACCGACGCGGCGGCGCCGGGTGCGGCGCTCTCGGCCGTGCTGTCCGGGGTCGCGCTGGCCGCCCGACCCGGGCGCGGCCGCGTGGTGCTCGCCGCGCTCTGCGCGGGGGCGACCGTCGTCGCGGCCGCCGGTCTCGCACCGCGCTTCTCGAGCGCTCCGGCACCGGCCGGCGGCACCGAGGTGACGGTCCTGACGCTGAACGTGCGCCTCGGCGAGGGCGACCCCGCGGCCGTCCTCGAGGCGACGAAGGAGGCGGACGTCGTGGTCCTGGCGGAGGTGACGGCACCGCAGGTCGAGGCGCTCGACCGGCTCGGGTTCGCCGAGCGCTTCCCGCACCGCCACGAGGGCCGGCTGCCCGCGGAGGGCGGCGCGGGCACCGGCGTGTGGTCGCGCTGGCCGGTCACGAGCACCGCACGGCTCACGCGGGCCGTCTCGCACCAGAGCTGGACGACCACGATCGCGGTCCCGGGGCTCGAGGAGCCGCTCACCGTCGTCGCCGTGCACCCGGCCCGGCCCTACCACGGCTCGGACCGCTGGCTCCGCGAGCAGCGGGCGCTCCACGCCGCGCTCCCGACCTCCGGCCCGCGGGTGCTGCTCGGCGACTTCAACGCGGTCGCCTCGCACCCGACGCAGCGAGCCCTGCGGGCCGACGGCTGGTCCTCCGCGGTCGAGCAGACCGGGGCGGGCTGGGTCCCGACCTACCCGGCCGGCGACCCGCGCGTGCCCCCGCTCATCGACATCGACCACGTCTACGTCTCGTCCGGCCTCCACGCGGCCGCGCTGCGGACGGTCCGCGTGCCCGGGGCCGACCACCTCGGCCTGCTGGCGACGCTCGTCGTCGGCGGCTGA
- a CDS encoding shikimate dehydrogenase produces MTAEPGSLVRHRAAVLGSPIAHSLSPALHAAAYAELGMAGWSYGLAEVEADGLAAFVDGLDETWRGLSLTMPLKVAVLELDGVEVSETARLAGAGNTLLLDERRVENTDVAGLVWAVRSITQDPVATVSVVGSGATARSALVAAPRLGATTVQVLARDPAKARSLAPLAEAVGVELAVPRWGSAPPEAGLLVSTVTAGAVDDQAEALAASAGVVFDVVYDPWPTALADAAGRAGVRVLDGLDLLVGQAVEQVELMTGRRPSPEVLRAAGDRALAERA; encoded by the coding sequence GTGACAGCTGAGCCCGGGAGCCTCGTCCGGCACCGGGCGGCCGTCCTCGGCTCGCCGATCGCCCACTCGCTGTCGCCGGCCCTGCACGCCGCGGCGTACGCCGAGCTGGGCATGGCGGGCTGGTCGTACGGGCTGGCGGAGGTGGAGGCGGACGGGCTCGCCGCTTTCGTGGACGGGCTCGACGAGACGTGGCGTGGGCTGAGCCTGACCATGCCGCTGAAGGTCGCCGTCCTCGAGCTCGACGGGGTCGAGGTCTCCGAGACCGCGCGGCTGGCCGGGGCGGGCAACACGCTCCTGCTGGACGAACGGCGCGTCGAGAACACCGACGTCGCCGGGCTGGTCTGGGCGGTCCGCTCGATCACGCAGGACCCAGTGGCCACGGTGTCCGTCGTCGGCTCGGGGGCCACCGCCCGCTCGGCGCTCGTCGCGGCACCCCGGCTCGGCGCGACCACCGTGCAGGTGCTGGCGCGGGACCCGGCGAAGGCCCGGTCCCTGGCGCCCCTCGCCGAGGCGGTGGGCGTCGAGCTCGCCGTGCCGCGCTGGGGCAGTGCCCCGCCCGAGGCCGGGCTGCTGGTGTCGACGGTCACGGCCGGGGCGGTCGACGACCAGGCCGAGGCGCTGGCGGCCAGCGCCGGGGTCGTCTTCGACGTGGTCTACGACCCGTGGCCCACGGCCCTCGCCGACGCGGCCGGGCGGGCGGGCGTACGCGTGCTCGACGGGCTCGACCTGCTGGTCGGGCAGGCCGTCGAGCAGGTCGAGCTGATGACCGGGCGCAGGCCCTCGCCGGAGGTCCTGCGGGCGGCGGGGGACAGGGCCCTGGCCGAGCGCGCCTGA
- the efp gene encoding elongation factor P: MASTNDLKNGMVLDLDGQLWSVIWFQHHKPGKGNTVVRTKLKHVLSGKVVDRTFNSDTKVDTASVDRREMQYLYHDGSGYVFMDTSTYEQMTISDDTVGDAKNYLLPEHMATVAIHEDTPLYLDLPASVELEVTYTEPGLQGDRSTGGTKPATVETGLQIQVPLFLTTGERVKVDTRDGSYLGRVG, from the coding sequence GTGGCCTCCACGAACGATCTGAAGAACGGCATGGTCCTGGACCTCGACGGCCAGCTGTGGTCGGTGATCTGGTTCCAGCACCACAAGCCGGGCAAGGGCAACACCGTCGTCCGCACCAAGCTCAAGCACGTGCTGTCGGGCAAGGTCGTCGACCGGACCTTCAACTCCGACACCAAGGTCGACACGGCCAGCGTCGACCGCCGCGAGATGCAGTACCTCTACCACGACGGCTCCGGCTACGTCTTCATGGACACCTCGACCTACGAGCAGATGACCATCTCCGACGACACCGTCGGCGACGCGAAGAACTACCTCCTCCCCGAGCACATGGCGACCGTGGCGATCCACGAGGACACGCCGCTCTACCTCGACCTGCCCGCGTCGGTCGAGCTCGAGGTCACCTACACCGAGCCGGGCCTCCAGGGCGACCGCAGCACGGGCGGGACCAAGCCGGCCACCGTCGAGACCGGCCTGCAGATCCAGGTGCCCCTGTTCCTGACCACGGGCGAGCGGGTCAAGGTCGACACGCGCGACGGCAGCTACCTCGGCCGCGTCGGCTGA
- a CDS encoding shikimate kinase, with protein MTARLVLVGAPGSGKSTVGALLAQRWGEPFADVDAVIEARTGRSIAEIFADEGEPAFRALEEGTTAELLDGAGVLALGGGAVMSAATRQALADHPVAWLQVSVAHAAGRVGLNEARPLLLGNVRGRLVRLLAERAPLYAAVATVTVETDGLEPVEVADRVEEALTRA; from the coding sequence GTGACCGCCCGGCTCGTGCTGGTCGGCGCGCCCGGGTCGGGCAAGTCGACCGTCGGCGCCCTGCTCGCCCAGCGGTGGGGCGAGCCCTTCGCCGACGTCGACGCGGTGATCGAGGCCCGGACGGGCCGCAGCATCGCCGAGATCTTCGCGGACGAGGGCGAACCCGCCTTCCGGGCGCTGGAGGAGGGCACCACGGCCGAGCTGCTCGACGGCGCGGGCGTGCTCGCGCTGGGTGGGGGCGCGGTCATGTCCGCGGCCACCCGCCAGGCGCTCGCCGACCACCCGGTCGCCTGGCTGCAGGTCTCGGTCGCGCACGCGGCCGGTCGCGTCGGGCTCAACGAGGCCCGGCCGCTGCTGCTCGGCAACGTCCGCGGCCGCCTGGTGCGGCTGCTGGCCGAGCGCGCCCCGCTGTACGCCGCGGTGGCCACCGTGACCGTGGAGACCGACGGGCTGGAGCCCGTTGAGGTCGCCGACCGCGTCGAGGAGGCGCTGACCCGTGCCTGA
- a CDS encoding immune inhibitor A domain-containing protein, which produces MRAVLGLGLASGLMLTGAMTAAAAPTPQAPKAAPAVNEVPQKSDAQTDPLSQKQEALQKQALNLVLTGQSKVEKINGSYVVKVGTKPATAGPADANRRSARAAGPAKAAKMVDQYVELSREKTDKIFVVLTEFGDQRSPDFPDEDINPDIAGPTSFDGPQHNQIPEPDRSKDNSTVWQQDYSADYFRQLYFGEGKGVESVKSYYEKQSSGRYSVDGTVTDWVKVPYNEARYGRSDDPNEGKAGDDPNVCGDNVCDNTWDLIKDGVTQWVADQKAAGRTDAEIKEQLASYDQQDRYDYDGDGDFNEPDGYIDHFQIVHSGGDQADGDPIQGEDAIWSHKWYAFADQQGVTGPEENKLGGTEIGDSGLWVGNYTIQPENGGLSVFTHEYGHDLGLPDLYDTVGGDQPVEFWSLMAQSRLSAAKDQGIGTRPGDLGAWEKLQLGWLDYEIAVAGQKKTYNLGPHEYNSKKAQALVTVLPPKAVTTTLPTPPRVSSSGGAARGTSTTRP; this is translated from the coding sequence GTGAGAGCAGTGCTGGGCCTCGGCCTGGCATCGGGGTTGATGCTGACGGGGGCCATGACCGCCGCCGCAGCACCGACCCCGCAGGCACCCAAGGCGGCCCCGGCCGTCAACGAGGTGCCCCAGAAGTCCGACGCCCAGACCGACCCGCTGAGCCAGAAGCAGGAGGCCCTGCAGAAGCAGGCGCTGAACCTGGTGCTCACCGGCCAGAGCAAGGTCGAGAAGATCAACGGCTCCTACGTGGTCAAGGTGGGCACCAAGCCCGCCACCGCGGGCCCCGCCGACGCCAACCGTCGCAGCGCTCGCGCCGCCGGTCCGGCCAAGGCCGCCAAGATGGTCGACCAGTACGTCGAGCTCAGCCGCGAGAAGACCGACAAGATCTTCGTGGTCCTGACCGAGTTCGGCGACCAGCGCAGCCCGGACTTCCCTGACGAGGACATCAACCCCGACATCGCGGGGCCGACGTCCTTCGACGGTCCGCAGCACAACCAGATCCCCGAGCCCGACCGCTCCAAGGACAACAGCACGGTCTGGCAGCAGGACTACTCCGCGGACTACTTCCGCCAGCTCTACTTCGGCGAGGGCAAGGGCGTCGAGTCGGTCAAGAGCTACTACGAGAAGCAGTCCTCGGGGCGCTACTCCGTCGACGGCACCGTGACCGACTGGGTCAAGGTCCCCTACAACGAGGCGCGCTACGGCCGTTCGGACGACCCGAACGAGGGCAAGGCCGGCGACGACCCCAACGTCTGCGGCGACAACGTCTGCGACAACACCTGGGACCTCATCAAGGACGGCGTCACCCAGTGGGTCGCCGACCAGAAGGCCGCGGGGCGCACCGACGCCGAGATCAAGGAGCAGCTGGCCAGCTACGACCAGCAGGACCGCTATGACTACGACGGTGACGGCGACTTCAACGAGCCCGACGGCTACATCGACCACTTCCAGATCGTCCACTCCGGCGGCGACCAGGCCGACGGCGACCCGATCCAGGGCGAGGACGCCATCTGGTCGCACAAGTGGTACGCCTTCGCCGACCAGCAGGGCGTGACCGGCCCCGAGGAGAACAAGCTCGGTGGCACGGAGATCGGCGACAGCGGGCTCTGGGTCGGCAACTACACGATCCAGCCGGAGAACGGCGGCCTGTCGGTCTTCACCCACGAGTACGGCCACGACCTCGGTCTGCCGGACCTCTACGACACGGTCGGCGGCGACCAGCCGGTCGAGTTCTGGAGCCTGATGGCCCAGAGCCGCCTCTCGGCCGCCAAGGACCAGGGCATCGGCACCCGTCCGGGCGACCTCGGCGCGTGGGAGAAGCTCCAGCTCGGCTGGCTCGACTACGAGATCGCGGTCGCGGGTCAGAAGAAGACCTACAACCTCGGCCCGCACGAGTACAACAGCAAGAAGGCGCAGGCCCTCGTCACCGTCCTGCCGCCCAAGGCGGTCACGACCACGCTGCCGACGCCCCCGAGGGTGAGCTCCAGTGGTGGAGCGGCGCGGGGGACGAGTACAACGCGTCCCTGA
- a CDS encoding immune inhibitor A domain-containing protein, with amino-acid sequence MSRRVTVPAGTSTLSFQASYNIESGYDFAFVQVDDGSGWKSVPGSITDASSGNGISGLSDGYVPATFDMSAYAGKTVNLRFRYSSDAAVQGQDTTKPSGLFVDDIKLVSGSTTVFADGAEQGDNGWTADGFSTIGATSSQDYPQYYIASHRSYTSYDKYLKTGPYDFGYGASLPDKVDHFPYQDGLQVTFWDGRYTDNNVSVHPGNGQILTVDAHPAPIYRIDGKPWRARVQIYDATFGRQKADSFTLHVNGQASYIRGQKAVPTFDDTKSYFNAAIPGSGVKVAGAGVKLTVVKQGKTSMKVKLGTSKSTSASATLAAAKKAVRAS; translated from the coding sequence CTGAGCCGTCGCGTCACGGTGCCCGCGGGCACCTCGACGCTGAGCTTCCAGGCCAGCTACAACATCGAGTCTGGCTACGACTTCGCCTTCGTGCAGGTCGACGACGGGTCGGGCTGGAAGTCCGTCCCGGGCAGCATCACCGACGCCTCCTCGGGCAACGGCATCTCGGGTCTCTCGGACGGCTACGTCCCGGCGACCTTCGACATGTCGGCGTACGCGGGCAAGACGGTCAACCTGCGCTTCCGCTACAGCAGCGACGCGGCCGTGCAGGGTCAGGACACCACCAAGCCCTCGGGCCTGTTCGTCGACGACATCAAGCTCGTCAGCGGCAGCACCACGGTCTTCGCCGACGGCGCGGAGCAGGGTGACAACGGGTGGACCGCCGACGGCTTCAGCACCATCGGTGCGACGAGCAGCCAGGACTACCCGCAGTACTACATCGCGAGCCACCGCAGCTACACCTCGTACGACAAGTACCTCAAGACGGGTCCGTACGACTTCGGCTACGGCGCCTCGCTGCCGGACAAGGTCGACCACTTCCCGTACCAGGACGGTCTGCAGGTGACCTTCTGGGACGGCCGGTACACCGACAACAACGTGTCGGTGCACCCGGGCAACGGTCAGATCCTCACGGTGGACGCGCACCCCGCGCCCATCTACCGCATCGACGGCAAGCCGTGGCGCGCGCGGGTGCAGATCTACGACGCGACCTTCGGTCGTCAGAAGGCGGACTCGTTCACCCTCCACGTGAACGGCCAGGCGAGCTACATCCGTGGGCAGAAGGCCGTCCCGACCTTCGACGACACGAAGTCCTACTTCAACGCCGCGATCCCGGGCTCCGGGGTGAAGGTCGCCGGCGCCGGCGTCAAGCTGACCGTCGTGAAGCAGGGCAAGACCTCGATGAAGGTCAAGCTCGGCACCAGCAAGTCGACCTCGGCGAGCGCCACGCTCGCCGCGGCCAAGAAGGCGGTCCGCGCGAGCTGA
- the aroB gene encoding 3-dehydroquinate synthase: MPEPVPEPAPAPTRIRVAAERPYEVVVGRGVLGAVSGLVAGADRVAVLHPAALIDVAVRVVADLERAGHQVVRIDVPDAEAAKTVEVAARCWAVLGHAGFTRNDAVVGVGGGATTDLAGFVAATWLRGVDLVTVPTSLLAMVDAAVGGKTGINTAEGKNLVGVFHEPVGVVCDLDLLATLPPTDLRAGLGEVVKCGFIADPRVLELLEQDPQAALDPASPVLRELVERSVAVKARVVSADLRETTSVGGRVGRELLNYGHTLGHAVERREHFRWRHGDAVSVGMVFAAELARAAGLLDDATADRHRAVLTSLGLPTAYEPDAFDDLLAAMALDKKTRGSTLRFVLLDGVASAQILAGPPEDLLRRAYAASVARPRD; encoded by the coding sequence GTGCCTGAACCTGTGCCTGAACCCGCACCCGCACCGACCCGCATCCGGGTCGCCGCCGAGCGCCCGTACGAGGTCGTCGTCGGCCGCGGCGTCCTCGGTGCGGTCAGCGGGCTGGTCGCCGGTGCCGACCGCGTCGCCGTGCTGCACCCGGCCGCCCTGATCGACGTCGCCGTGCGCGTCGTGGCCGACCTGGAGCGCGCCGGCCACCAGGTCGTCCGCATCGACGTGCCCGACGCGGAGGCGGCGAAGACCGTCGAGGTGGCCGCCCGCTGCTGGGCGGTGCTCGGGCACGCCGGCTTCACCCGCAACGACGCGGTCGTCGGCGTCGGCGGGGGAGCGACCACCGACCTCGCAGGCTTCGTCGCCGCGACCTGGCTGCGCGGCGTGGACCTGGTGACGGTCCCGACGAGCCTGCTGGCCATGGTCGACGCGGCCGTGGGCGGCAAGACCGGCATCAACACCGCCGAGGGCAAGAACCTCGTCGGGGTCTTCCACGAGCCCGTCGGCGTCGTGTGCGACCTCGACCTGCTGGCGACGCTGCCGCCCACCGACCTGCGGGCCGGGCTCGGCGAGGTCGTGAAGTGCGGGTTCATCGCCGACCCGCGGGTGCTGGAGCTGCTCGAGCAGGACCCCCAGGCCGCGCTCGACCCGGCCTCACCGGTGCTGCGCGAGCTCGTGGAGCGCTCGGTCGCGGTCAAGGCGCGGGTCGTGTCCGCCGACCTGCGCGAGACGACCTCGGTCGGTGGCCGGGTGGGCCGGGAGCTGCTCAACTACGGCCACACCCTCGGCCACGCCGTGGAGCGCCGCGAGCACTTCCGCTGGCGCCACGGCGACGCGGTGAGCGTCGGGATGGTCTTCGCCGCCGAGCTGGCGCGCGCGGCCGGCCTGCTGGACGACGCGACGGCCGACCGGCACCGGGCGGTGCTCACCTCGCTCGGGCTGCCGACCGCGTACGAGCCGGACGCCTTCGACGACCTGCTCGCCGCCATGGCCCTGGACAAGAAGACGCGCGGCTCGACGCTGCGCTTCGTGCTCCTCGACGGGGTGGCCAGCGCGCAGATCCTGGCCGGCCCCCCTGAGGACCTGCTGCGGCGGGCGTACGCGGCGTCCGTCGCCCGACCGCGCGACTAG
- a CDS encoding Nramp family divalent metal transporter has product MAVTDDATSRSAADSFPTRTLPRPEVRDLPDPPKKYRRLIGPGIIAAGVGLSSGEFVLFPYIASQVGLIFVWAALVGLVTQYFLNLEIERYTLATGETALTGFSRYWRHWGLVFAILAYFANLWPGWATSSATLASYVFGGKPTFIAIGMLLAIGLILTLAPVVYVALERAQMLKVAAVILLFVIGAIVAVGADAWSDVPQIVTRPGIPYEQLGFATLLGALAFAGAGGGQNLVQSNWIRDKGFGMGSLVPRLVSPVTGQPEAKPSPGYIFEPTQQNLGRWKGWWKFANLEQLFTFVLITFLTIMFTSLLAYSTVYGRDDLTNGIAFVRTEGEVLAERVGSWFKFFFWIVGSFSLFGAALGIVDYTSRLAADVIKTSYKRDANESKVYAGLVWGLVGIGIIVLAAGFDQPLVLLIIAAVVGGFMMFLYSGLLVLINRRSLPAAIRVRGFRLGALVWAFLLFGTLSVLTFKDQLGKLLG; this is encoded by the coding sequence ATGGCAGTCACCGACGACGCGACCAGCCGTTCCGCCGCAGACAGCTTCCCGACCAGGACGCTCCCGCGCCCGGAGGTGCGCGACCTGCCCGACCCGCCGAAGAAGTACCGGCGCCTGATCGGTCCCGGCATCATCGCCGCCGGGGTGGGGCTGTCGTCCGGGGAGTTCGTGCTCTTCCCCTACATCGCCAGCCAGGTGGGGCTGATCTTCGTGTGGGCGGCGCTCGTCGGCCTCGTCACGCAGTACTTCCTCAACCTCGAGATCGAGCGCTACACGCTGGCGACGGGGGAGACGGCGCTGACCGGCTTCAGCCGCTACTGGCGCCACTGGGGGCTGGTCTTCGCGATCCTGGCCTACTTCGCCAACCTCTGGCCCGGCTGGGCGACCAGCAGCGCGACCCTCGCCTCGTACGTCTTCGGCGGCAAGCCGACCTTCATCGCCATCGGCATGCTGCTGGCGATCGGGCTCATCCTCACCCTCGCCCCGGTGGTCTACGTGGCCCTCGAACGGGCGCAGATGCTCAAGGTCGCGGCGGTGATCCTGCTCTTCGTCATCGGCGCGATCGTCGCCGTCGGCGCGGACGCCTGGAGCGACGTCCCGCAGATCGTCACCCGGCCGGGCATCCCGTACGAGCAGCTCGGCTTCGCCACGCTGCTCGGGGCGCTCGCCTTCGCCGGTGCGGGCGGCGGGCAGAACCTCGTGCAGTCGAACTGGATCCGGGACAAGGGCTTCGGCATGGGCTCCCTGGTCCCGCGGCTCGTCAGCCCGGTCACCGGGCAGCCGGAGGCCAAGCCCTCGCCCGGCTACATCTTCGAGCCGACGCAGCAGAACCTGGGCCGCTGGAAGGGCTGGTGGAAGTTCGCCAACCTCGAGCAGCTCTTCACCTTCGTGCTGATCACCTTCCTGACGATCATGTTCACCTCGCTGCTGGCCTACTCGACCGTCTACGGCCGCGACGACCTGACCAACGGCATCGCCTTCGTGCGCACCGAGGGCGAGGTGCTGGCCGAGCGCGTCGGGTCGTGGTTCAAGTTCTTCTTCTGGATCGTCGGCTCGTTCTCGCTCTTCGGCGCGGCGCTCGGGATCGTCGACTACACGAGCCGGCTCGCCGCGGACGTGATCAAGACGAGCTACAAGCGCGACGCCAACGAGTCGAAGGTCTACGCCGGGCTCGTCTGGGGCCTGGTGGGCATCGGCATCATCGTGCTCGCCGCCGGCTTCGACCAGCCCCTCGTGCTGCTGATCATCGCCGCGGTGGTCGGCGGCTTCATGATGTTCCTCTACTCGGGGCTGCTCGTCCTGATCAACCGGCGCAGCCTGCCGGCGGCCATCCGGGTGCGGGGCTTCCGGCTCGGCGCGCTGGTCTGGGCGTTCCTGCTCTTCGGGACCCTCTCGGTCCTCACCTTCAAGGACCAGCTCGGCAAGCTCCTCGGCTGA
- the aroC gene encoding chorismate synthase, with protein sequence MLRWLTAGESHGPALVAVLEGLPAHVQVTTTDVQEALARRRLGFGRGARMKFEADAVTLLGGVRHGETQGGPVAIQVANTEWPKWQTVMAADPVDAEVLEAQARNAKLTRPRPGHADLVGMQKYDFDEARPVLERASARETAARVALGCVARRFLEQAYGVQVLSHVVELGPVRAPAGVVPGPDDLAAIDADPLRCFDPGAAAAMKAEVEAAQKDGDTLGGVVEVVVWGLPPGLGSHVHGDRRLDARLAGAMMGIQAIKGVEIGDGFELARTRGSLAHDEITPGEGGIARVSGRSGGTEGGMSTGEVLRVRVAMKPIATIPRALRTIDTSTGEAAVAHHQRSDVCAVPAAGVVAEAMAALVLAEAALEKFGGDSVAETRRNAESYLADVERRGLRLAPGR encoded by the coding sequence GTGCTCCGCTGGCTGACCGCAGGCGAGTCCCACGGCCCCGCGCTCGTCGCGGTGCTGGAGGGGCTGCCCGCCCACGTGCAGGTGACGACGACCGACGTCCAGGAGGCGCTCGCCCGGCGACGGCTCGGCTTCGGCCGGGGCGCCCGGATGAAGTTCGAGGCCGACGCGGTCACGCTGCTCGGTGGGGTCCGCCACGGCGAGACCCAGGGGGGCCCGGTCGCGATCCAGGTGGCCAACACGGAGTGGCCCAAGTGGCAGACCGTGATGGCGGCGGACCCGGTCGACGCCGAGGTCCTCGAGGCCCAGGCGCGCAACGCCAAGCTGACCCGGCCGCGGCCGGGCCACGCCGACCTCGTCGGCATGCAGAAGTACGACTTCGACGAGGCCCGCCCGGTCCTCGAGCGGGCCAGCGCCCGTGAGACCGCCGCCCGTGTGGCGCTCGGCTGCGTCGCCCGGCGCTTCCTCGAGCAGGCGTACGGGGTGCAGGTCCTCAGCCACGTGGTCGAGCTCGGTCCGGTCAGGGCGCCCGCCGGCGTCGTCCCGGGCCCCGACGACCTCGCGGCGATCGACGCCGACCCGCTGCGCTGCTTCGACCCCGGGGCGGCCGCCGCGATGAAGGCCGAGGTCGAGGCTGCCCAGAAGGACGGCGACACGCTCGGCGGGGTCGTCGAGGTCGTCGTCTGGGGCCTGCCCCCGGGCCTCGGCTCCCACGTGCACGGCGACCGGCGCCTCGACGCGCGGCTCGCGGGCGCGATGATGGGCATCCAGGCGATCAAGGGCGTGGAGATCGGCGACGGCTTCGAGCTCGCCCGCACCCGCGGCAGCCTGGCCCACGACGAGATCACCCCGGGCGAGGGCGGCATCGCCCGCGTCTCGGGTCGCAGCGGTGGCACCGAGGGCGGCATGAGCACCGGCGAGGTCCTGCGCGTGCGGGTGGCCATGAAGCCGATCGCCACCATCCCGCGTGCGCTGCGCACCATCGACACCTCCACGGGCGAGGCCGCGGTCGCGCACCACCAGCGCTCCGACGTCTGCGCCGTGCCCGCGGCCGGCGTGGTGGCCGAGGCCATGGCCGCCCTGGTGCTCGCCGAGGCCGCGCTGGAGAAGTTCGGCGGCGACTCGGTCGCGGAGACCCGGCGCAACGCCGAGTCCTACCTCGCCGACGTCGAACGCCGCGGGCTGCGCCTCGCCCCCGGCCGGTGA
- the nusB gene encoding transcription antitermination factor NusB: protein MSETQPQTSPEPASGRSSTRVSSRSKARKRALDILFESELRGRDPLETLAERAAEADPPLRDYTRTLVEGVADHRDAIDARISAALAKGWTLPRTPRVDRSALRIAVLEIDHLEVPDAVAVSEAVRLVADLSTDDSPSFVGGVLGAVVDSKPEPAPGLDDPA from the coding sequence GTGAGCGAGACCCAGCCCCAGACCAGCCCCGAGCCCGCGTCCGGCCGCTCGAGCACGCGGGTCTCGTCGCGCAGCAAGGCCCGCAAGCGGGCGCTCGACATCCTCTTCGAGTCCGAGCTGCGCGGACGCGACCCGCTCGAGACGCTCGCCGAGCGCGCGGCCGAGGCCGACCCGCCGCTGCGCGACTACACCCGCACCCTCGTCGAGGGCGTCGCCGACCACCGCGACGCCATCGACGCCCGCATCTCCGCGGCCCTCGCCAAGGGCTGGACGCTGCCGCGCACCCCGCGGGTCGACCGCAGCGCCCTGCGCATCGCGGTGCTGGAGATCGACCACCTCGAGGTCCCCGACGCGGTGGCGGTCTCGGAGGCCGTCCGACTGGTCGCCGACCTCTCCACCGACGACTCCCCGTCCTTCGTCGGCGGGGTGCTCGGTGCGGTCGTCGACAGCAAGCCCGAGCCCGCCCCGGGCCTCGATGACCCCGCGTGA